The following are from one region of the Penaeus vannamei isolate JL-2024 chromosome 28, ASM4276789v1, whole genome shotgun sequence genome:
- the LOC138866976 gene encoding uncharacterized protein, which yields MNRILLTVAIVSFVVTVATAGGGHGGGFGGSGGHGGGFGGSGGHGGKGFGGGGFGGGHGGGFAGSGGHGGKGFGGGGFGGGHGGGFGGSGGHGGKGFGGGGFGGGHGGGFGGGGFGGSGGYGGRGFGGGGFSSGHGGGFGGGHGGGFGGSGGHGSRGFGGGGFGVVLTWYRECHGGFGAERLRRAVEEAALEEDMENEAWLFGDSSTVDLFLY from the exons ATG AATCGCATACTTCTCACCGTCGCGATCGTGTCCTTCGTGGTCACCGTGGCCACTGCTGGCGGAGGACACGGAGGAGGATTTGGAGGCTCCGGAGGCCACGGAGGAGGATTTGGAGGCTCCGGAGGCCACGGCGGCAAGGGATTCGGAGGCGGTGGCTTTGGCGGAGGACACGGAGGAGGATTTGCAGGATCCGGAGGCCACGGCGGCAAGGGATTCGGAGGCGGTGGCTTTGGCGGAGGACACGGAGGAGGATTTGGAGGCTCCGGAGGCCACGGCGGCAAGGGATTCGGAGGCGGTGGCTTTGGCGGAGGACACGGAGGTGGATTCGGCGGCGGCGGATTCGGAGGCTCCGGAGGCTACGGCGGCAGAGGATTCGGAGGAGGTGGATTTAGCAGTGGACACGGAGGTGGATTCGGCGGAGGACACGGCGGTGGATTTGGAGGATCCGGAGGTCATGGCAGCAGGGGATTCGGAGGAGGTGGCTTTGGAG TGGTTCTGACCTGGTACAG GGAGTGTCATGGAGGCTTCGGCGCGGAGAGGCTTCGGAGAGCGGTCGAGGAGGCGGCTTTGGAG gaGGATATGGAAAATGAAGCGTGGCTGTTCGGTGACTCCTCGACAGTGGATCTATTTTTGTATTAA
- the LOC113806788 gene encoding uncharacterized protein: MNVLATNFVLGHPANTKSRLDLASSRRLQRNSKVAASFPLLLPAFLAGGSIKAPRCSHGLVSLHTKGKELRENNDNAFSASIRLEFSSPSWSCPSWSPWPPPVDLAADTEADLAADTEADLAVVDSEDLEAMEAEDLEVDMEASEEDSEAVTEDSEAVTEDSEAVTEDSEAVTEDSEAATEDSEAATEDSEAVTEDSEAVTEDSEVDLEDDMESKRFDDLSPPGGMYIEKCIPIFFLLKCKFNVFLIFLLHYNAHIHEEFLCQFQNHIDEDTTVLLIVMTISRKNVDRPYREELLIFRIRKAPEGYLSGRLTRNRRSCTESERKGFGNKETRAMEMGGRGTREDGRVAERLLNTGRLHLRGQLLLSLAFNTPEKLEGRGLIPAPPASLPGRREYKSPALQPRRQSSRSAPITNMTRVLFTVVVLSLVVALAAAGGFGGGHGGGFGGGHGGGFGGGHGGGFGGGHGGGFGGGGFGGSGGYGGRGFGGGHGGFGGGFGGGHGGFGGGHGGFGGGHGGFGGGFGGRYGK; encoded by the exons ATGAATGTGTTGGCGACGAATTTCGTGTTAGGTCATCCAGCCAACACCAAGTCGCGCCTTGACCTCGCTTCCTCACGCAGACTCCAGAGAAACTCGAAGGTCGCGGCCTCATTCCCGCTCCTCCTGCCAGCCTTCCTGGCCGGCGGGAGTATAAAAGCCCCGCGCTGCAGCCACGGC TTGGTCTCTCTACATACCAAGGGGAAAGAATtacgagaaaataatgataatgcattctCTGCTTCCATTAGACTCGAGTTCTCTTCACCGTCGTGGTCCTGTCCCTCGTGGTCGCCTTGGCCGCCGCCGGTGGATTTGGCGGCGGACacggaggcggatttggcggcggacacggaggcggatttggcggtggtgGATTCGGAGGATCTGGAGGCTATGGAGGCAGAGGATTTGGAG GTGGACAtggaggcttcggaggaggattcggaggcggtcacggaggattcggaggcggtcacggaggattcggaggcggtcacggaggattcggaggcggtcacggaggattcggaggcggccacggaggattcggaggcggccacggaggattcggaggcggtcacggaggattcggaggcggtcacggaggattcggaggtggatttggag gaCGATATGGAAAGTAAGCGCTTCGACGACCTTTCACCTCCAGGAGGAATGTATATTGAAAAGtgtattcctattttttttttattaaagtgtAAATTCAACGTATTCCTGATTTTCCTCCTACActataatgcacatatacatgaagAGTTTCTGTGCCAGTTTCAAA ATCATATTGATGAGGACACAACTGTCTTATTGATTGTCATGACCATTTCAAGGAAGAATGTAGATCGGCCat ATAGGGAAGAACTTCTTATCTTCCGGATAAGAAAAGCACCAGAGGGTTATCTGAGCGGCAGATTAACACGAAATAGACGTTCGTGCACAGAGAGCGAGCGTAAGGGCTTTGGGAATAAGGAGACGAGGGCGATGGAGATGGGAGGCAGAGGAACGCGAGAGGATGGAAGAGTGGCCGAGAGA TTGTTGAACACTGGGCGCCTGCACCTGAGAGGGCAGCTGCTACTGAGTCTTGCGTTCAAC ACTCCAGAGAAACTCGAAGGTCGCGGCCTCATTCCCGCTCCTCCTGCCAGCCTTCCTGGCCGGCGGGAGTATAAAAGCCCCGCGCTGCAGCCACGGCGTCAGTCGTCTCGCAGCGCACCCATCACTAACATG ACTCGAGTTCTCTTCACCGTCGTGGTCCTGTCCCTCGTGGTCGCCTTGGCCGCCGCCGGTGGATTTGGCGGCGGACacggaggcggatttggcggtggacacggaggtggatttggcggaggacacggaggcggatttggcggtggacacggaggcggatttggcggtggtgGATTCGGAGGATCTGGAGGCTATGGAGGCAGAGGATTTGGAG GTGGACAtggaggcttcggaggaggattcggaggcggtcacggaggattcggaggcggtcacggaggattcggaggcggtcaCGGAGGATTTGGAG gtggatttggag gaCGATATGGAAAGTAA
- the LOC113806772 gene encoding ribosomal biogenesis protein LAS1L isoform X2 gives MEAEDLEVDMEASEEDSEAVTEDSEAVTEDSEAVTEDSEAVTEDSEAVTEDSEAVTEDSEAVTEDSEVDLEDDMESKRFDDLSPPGGMYIEKCIPIFYIKV, from the exons ATGGAGGCAGAGGATTTGGAG GTGGACAtggaggcttcggaggaggattcggaggcggtcacggaggattcggaggcggtcacggaggattcggaggcggtcacggaggattcggaggcggtcacggaggattcggaggcggtcacggaggattcggaggcggtcacggaggattcggaggcggtcacggaggattcggaggtggatttggag gaCGATATGGAAAGTAAGCGCTTCGACGACCTTTCACCTCCAGGAGGAATGTATATTGAAAAGTGTATtcctattttttatattaaagtGTAA
- the LOC113806772 gene encoding ctenidin-1 isoform X1, which produces MTRVLFTVVVLSLVVALAAAGGFGGGHGGGFGGGGFGGSGGYGGRGFGGGHGGFGGGFGGGHGGFGGGHGGFGGGHGGFGGGHGGFGGGHGGFGGGHGGFGGGHGGFGGGFGGRYGK; this is translated from the exons ATG ACTCGAGTTCTCTTCACCGTCGTGGTCCTGTCCCTCGTGGTCGCCTTGGCCGCCGCCGGTGGATTTGGCGGCGGACacggaggcggatttggcggtggtgGATTCGGAGGATCTGGAGGCTATGGAGGCAGAGGATTTGGAG GTGGACAtggaggcttcggaggaggattcggaggcggtcacggaggattcggaggcggtcacggaggattcggaggcggtcacggaggattcggaggcggtcacggaggattcggaggcggtcacggaggattcggaggcggtcacggaggattcggaggcggtcacggaggattcggaggtggatttggag gaCGATATGGAAAGTAA
- the LOC138866950 gene encoding ctenidin-3-like yields MGMSSEVKKTILETELWKCMWMVVEEETPEKLEGRGLIPAPPASLPGRREYKSPALQPRRQSSRSAPITNMTRVLFTVVVLSLVVALAAAGGFGGGHGGGFGGGHGGGFGGGHGGGFGGGHGGGFGGGHGGGFGGGHGGGFGGGGFGGSGGYGGRGFGGGHGGFGGGFGGGHGGFGGGHGGFGGGHGGFGGGFGGRYGK; encoded by the exons atgggcatgtcatcagaagtgaagaagaCTATATTGGAAACCGAGTTATGGAAATGCATGTGGATGGTCGTAGAAGAAGAG ACTCCAGAGAAACTCGAAGGTCGCGGCCTCATTCCCGCTCCTCCTGCCAGCCTTCCTGGCCGGCGGGAGTATAAAAGCCCCGCGCTGCAGCCACGGCGTCAGTCGTCTCGCAGCGCACCCATCACTAACATG ACTCGAGTTCTCTTCACCGTCGTGGTCCTGTCCCTCGTGGTCGCCTTGGCCGCCGCCGGAGGATTTGGCGGTGGACacggaggcggatttggcggtggaCACGGAGGTGGATTTGGCGGCGGACacggaggcggatttggcggtggacacggaggcggatttggcggcggacacggaggcggatttggcggcggacacggaggcggatttggcggtggtgGATTCGGAGGATCTGGAGGCTATGGAGGCAGAGGATTTGGAG GTGGACAtggaggcttcggaggaggattcggaggcggtcacggaggattcggaggcggtcacggaggattcggaggcggtcacggaggattcggaggtggatttggag gaCGATATGGAAAGTAA
- the LOC113806772 gene encoding ctenidin-1 isoform X3 produces MTRVLFTVVVLSLVVALAAAGGFGGGHGGGFGGGHGGGFGGGHGGGFGGGGFGGSGGYGGRGFGGGHGGFGGGFGGGHGGFGGGHGGFGGGFGGRYGK; encoded by the exons ATG ACTCGAGTTCTCTTCACCGTCGTGGTCCTGTCCCTCGTGGTCGCCTTGGCCGCCGCCGGTGGATTTGGCGGTGGACacggaggcggatttggcggcggacacggaggcggatttggcggtggacacggaggcggatttggcggtggtgGATTCGGAGGATCTGGAGGCTATGGAGGCAGAGGATTTGGAG GTGGACATGGAGGATTTggtggaggattcggaggcggtcacggaggattcggaggcggtcacggaggattcggaggcggctttggag GTCGATATGGGAAGTAA
- the LOC138866951 gene encoding uncharacterized protein: MCIRHRRWRWCWPSRCWCRPLGPVASGEEEEAVEAEVEATTAADTTEATMGEEAMEATMGEEAAEGTMVEVAMEETTVETTTVEPVEGLEEEVVEVTTEVEDSEAAGDLEADPEEEEAAGDLEADPEEDSEAAGDSEAALVVKPRSQTTLRRNFCNIRQM; encoded by the exons ATGTGCAT AAGGCACCGACGCTGGCGCTGGTGCTGGCCCTCGCGCTGCTGGTGCCGGCCTCTCGGGCCCGTCGcttcgggggaggaggaggaggcggtggaggcggaggtggaggccaCAACGGCGGCGGACACCACGGAGGCCACCATGGGGGAGGAGGCAATGGAGGCCACCATGGGGGAGGAGGCAGCGGAGGGCACCATGGTGGAGGTGGCAATGGAGGAAACCACGGTGGAAACCACAACGGTGGAACCGGTGGAgggtttggaggaggaggtggtggaggtcacAACGGAGGTGGAGGACTCGGAGGCGGCGGGGGACTTGGAGGCGgatccggaggaggaggaggcggcgggggaCTTGGAGGCGGATCCGGAGGAGGACTCGGAGGCGGCGGGGGATTCGGAGGCGGCTTTGGTCGTT AAACCCCGGAGCCAGACGACCCTTCGGCGCAACTTCTGCAACATTCGGCAAATGTAA